Proteins found in one Aspergillus chevalieri M1 DNA, chromosome 2, nearly complete sequence genomic segment:
- a CDS encoding 3' exoribonuclease family protein (COG:J;~EggNog:ENOG410PKH7;~InterPro:IPR020568,IPR033196,IPR001247,IPR036345;~PFAM:PF01138;~go_component: GO:0000178 - exosome (RNase complex) [Evidence IEA];~go_process: GO:0006396 - RNA processing [Evidence IEA];~go_process: GO:0006401 - RNA catabolic process [Evidence IEA]): MAQTAATTAPQQQPTPPSLALPPSQFARLQPHAYLLAHLSPPASSKQPSIRANGRSPLQFRVTSANAGSLTHTNGSAVVRVGDTAAVCGVRAEILHTDDIASWSVSRPTAPESNNKRRKLADTNQKLSQKTADVGTRNIEEDDSEDDQEDESYIQDFNLLVPNLSLSTGCAPGFLPGAPPSSLAQALSHQILSLLHSSRLVREDDLRIWYQPPDLGAEDLERHNENEQMDVDAAHDDQQQKNREIKAFWVLYIDIMIISLAGNPFDAAWAAVVAALRDTKLPRAWWDEDNEMVLCSEAVSEAKKLSLRGMPVASSFTVFEADAAAGWRAVVIPDAEEEEEIDEAKRKGLQRRWILADPDGYEEGLSQERVSVVVDKKRDGKVVIVRMEKNGGWAVGPKELRQLIDVSAQRWDEVKRILEQC; the protein is encoded by the coding sequence ATGGCCCAAACAGCGGCCACCACAGCCCCCCAACAGCAACCGACTCCACCATCGCTCGCCCTGCCCCCATCGCAATTCGCCCGCCTTCAGCCCCATGCTTACCTTCTCGCCCACCTCTCTCCTCCCGCGTCTAGCAAACAGCCCTCGATTCGGGCCAATGGCCGCTCGCCGCTACAGTTTCGGGTTACCTCGGCCAATGCGGGATCTTTGACGCACACGAACGGTAGCGCGGTTGTGCGGGTTGGCGATACGGCGGCGGTTTGCGGCGTGAGAGCGGAGATTTTGCATACGGATGATATCGCCTCGTGGAGTGTGTCGAGACCAACAGCTCCGGAGAGTAATAACAAGCGACGCAAGTTGGCCGATACAAACCAGAAACTGAGCCAGAAGACCGCGGATGTTGGAACACGGAACATCGAGGAGGATGACTCTGAAGACGACCAGGAGGATGAGTCTTACATCCAGGACTTCAACCTGCTCGTGCCCAATCTCTCTCTGAGTACCGGCTGTGCACCGGGTTTCCTCCCCGGCGCGCCGCCGTCGTCTCTGGCACAGGCACTGTCGCATCAGATTCTGTCGCTGCTGCATAGCTCACGCTTGGTCCGGGAAGACGATTTGCGAATCTGGTACCAGCCGCCGGATTTGGGGGCGGAGGATTTAGAGCGCCACAACGAGAATGAGCAGATGGACGTTGACGCGGCTCACGACGAtcagcagcagaagaaccgcGAGATTAAAGCCTTCTGGGTCCTCTACATCGATATCATGATCATCTCTCTTGCTGGGAATCCTTTTGACGCTGCTTGGGCCGCGGTTGTGGCCGCGTTGCGTGATACGAAGCTACCTCGGGCTTGGTGGGACGAGGATAACGAGATGGTGCTGTGCTCTGAGGCTGTGTCGGAGGCTAAGAAGCTCTCTCTGCGTGGCATGCCGGTTGCCAGTTCGTTTACGGTGTTTGAGGCCGATGCTGCGGCTGGGTGGAGGGCGGTTGTTATTCCGGAtgccgaggaggaagaggagattgatgaggCTAAGCGGAAGGGACTTCAAAGGAGGTGGATTCTGGCGGACCCCGATGGGTATGAAGAGGGATTGAgccaggaacgggttagtgttgttgttgataaGAAGCGGGATGGGAAGGTGGTTATTGtgaggatggagaagaatgggGGCTGGGCTGTTGGGCCTAAGGAGTTGAGACAGTTGATTGATG